From Desulfonatronum thiodismutans, a single genomic window includes:
- a CDS encoding phosphotransferase enzyme family protein codes for MGVIKRLLFSGDLLNTPRHRNMFLDMEENIHIHFRDLRLELSRGEFEDIVAVFTRQSRELLALIRENEYQDGMLPNANQEDVRIWTESRLRHDVKYNPRKLSLEECGDGYHLHYRNYKILIDPDEFRALVQAFKDIDLDTPYASAYHEVEDLLRANEIDFMLSAGNQPGKVLAISVAKHHLAKVRDIFGYIGFAKEKRDKEVRYIGPRLTVVVTDDVQYTARDYKRINGLSRTERLVDFLSRNSAVINPDELNLIKCQVLDLYSALVSGKSLHVETDPQLWLYARTSQQVVFPYNVTPHGGKQDAASLYKAWSTLLAGLDLTFVKPTKEPFATTAQQELRKKVDEFLAREVASCIAVDKVHLMGSAKRGDMGRYHTPFVHGRLAKLGSDVDILVEINPAHEQDLSGHWHLYSAQSSHGCPVYHMGQIPFADDWGEWQARYPHIQFTEHLVDAYVFLPSRGNHQDRDAFLKKFGAQCVYDRSRDGITYRGKDEERIAGIITEQYGFSNVIVEKMIVSTENALYKIFADNQSLILKLFKVSGNYSRSRVAEHVAYEKKLVSQLKERGIPTAGVLPSQDEHVVVNGFPALLFERIPGTAQQRPEYPLETIGPALARIHGVQMEQPLALDEAFTFDDICMIWLPQFSSYLKNTLPGREIAEAFKALIPLVNRYNPGEYRARMYANSPCVHNHGDVTPKNLIISEQGQVFFFDFNNAYFGPRMADIIDGAFEFSLAEKYIHLADFSRFDGFLAAYDAQTTLTPAEHEDLEKWIELMGCIKFTKEIRVLLERPKEKLRRRRALAIAEFVLSRTGPNLASAA; via the coding sequence ATGGGGGTAATAAAACGCTTACTGTTCTCGGGTGATCTCCTGAACACCCCGCGTCACCGCAACATGTTTTTGGACATGGAGGAAAACATTCATATCCATTTCCGCGATCTGCGTCTGGAATTGAGCCGCGGAGAGTTTGAAGACATCGTGGCGGTATTTACCCGGCAATCGCGGGAACTCCTCGCCCTGATTCGGGAAAATGAATACCAGGACGGCATGCTGCCCAATGCCAATCAGGAAGATGTTCGCATATGGACGGAATCTCGTCTGCGGCACGACGTGAAATACAATCCCCGCAAACTCTCCCTGGAAGAATGCGGCGACGGCTATCACCTCCATTACAGAAACTATAAGATCCTGATCGACCCCGACGAATTCCGCGCCCTGGTCCAGGCCTTCAAGGACATTGATCTGGACACCCCCTATGCGTCCGCATATCACGAAGTGGAGGACCTTTTAAGGGCCAATGAAATCGATTTCATGCTCAGTGCCGGCAACCAGCCCGGCAAAGTGTTGGCCATCTCCGTTGCCAAACACCATTTAGCCAAAGTCCGGGACATCTTTGGCTATATCGGCTTTGCAAAAGAGAAGCGAGACAAGGAAGTACGCTACATCGGCCCGCGCCTGACCGTGGTTGTCACGGACGACGTCCAATACACGGCCCGGGACTATAAACGAATCAACGGGCTCAGCAGGACAGAGAGGCTGGTCGACTTTTTGTCCAGGAACAGCGCTGTCATCAATCCGGATGAACTCAACCTGATCAAGTGCCAAGTGCTTGATCTGTATTCTGCCCTGGTCTCCGGGAAGAGTCTGCATGTGGAAACTGATCCCCAGCTTTGGCTCTACGCCCGAACCAGCCAACAGGTTGTTTTCCCCTACAATGTCACCCCGCACGGCGGCAAGCAGGACGCCGCGAGCTTGTACAAAGCCTGGAGCACTCTTCTTGCCGGACTTGACCTGACCTTTGTCAAGCCGACCAAGGAACCCTTTGCCACCACCGCACAGCAGGAGCTGCGCAAAAAGGTCGACGAATTTCTGGCCAGAGAGGTCGCCTCCTGTATCGCCGTGGACAAGGTCCATCTGATGGGTTCGGCCAAGCGCGGAGACATGGGGCGCTACCATACCCCTTTTGTGCACGGCAGGCTGGCCAAGCTCGGCTCAGATGTGGATATCCTGGTGGAGATCAACCCGGCACACGAACAGGATCTCTCGGGCCATTGGCATCTCTACAGTGCGCAGTCCTCCCATGGATGCCCTGTCTATCACATGGGGCAGATTCCGTTCGCGGATGACTGGGGCGAATGGCAAGCGCGCTATCCGCACATCCAATTCACCGAACACTTGGTGGATGCCTATGTTTTTTTGCCGTCCCGGGGCAATCACCAGGACAGGGATGCTTTCCTGAAAAAATTCGGCGCACAATGCGTTTACGACCGATCCCGAGACGGGATCACGTATCGCGGGAAAGATGAGGAGAGAATCGCCGGGATCATCACCGAGCAATACGGCTTTTCCAATGTCATCGTGGAAAAGATGATTGTTTCCACGGAAAACGCCTTATACAAAATTTTCGCGGACAATCAGAGCCTGATTCTCAAACTGTTCAAGGTTTCCGGCAACTACAGTCGTTCTCGCGTGGCGGAACATGTCGCATACGAAAAAAAGCTGGTTTCCCAGCTCAAGGAGCGCGGCATTCCCACCGCGGGCGTTCTTCCGTCACAAGACGAACATGTCGTTGTCAACGGCTTTCCGGCATTGCTCTTCGAGCGCATCCCAGGCACGGCGCAGCAGCGTCCGGAATATCCGCTGGAAACAATCGGCCCTGCCCTGGCCCGCATCCACGGCGTGCAGATGGAACAACCGCTGGCTCTGGATGAGGCGTTCACCTTCGACGACATCTGCATGATCTGGCTGCCGCAGTTCTCCTCCTACCTCAAGAACACCCTGCCGGGCCGGGAGATCGCTGAGGCCTTCAAGGCGCTGATCCCCTTGGTCAACCGATACAATCCAGGCGAATACCGCGCCAGGATGTACGCCAACAGCCCTTGCGTGCACAATCACGGCGACGTCACGCCCAAGAACCTGATCATCAGTGAACAAGGTCAAGTTTTTTTCTTCGATTTCAACAACGCCTACTTTGGCCCGCGCATGGCCGACATCATTGACGGTGCCTTTGAATTCTCCCTGGCGGAGAAGTACATCCACTTGGCCGACTTTTCCCGGTTTGACGGCTTCCTGGCAGCCTATGACGCCCAGACCACCCTGACCCCCGCGGAACACGAAGACCTTGAGAAATGGATCGAGCTGATGGGTTGCATTAAATTTACGAAGGAAATCAGGGTTTTGCTGGAGCGCCCCAAGGAGAAGCTGCGCAGGCGACGCGCATTGGCCATAGCGGAATTCGTTCTTTCCCGCACCGGCCCGAACCTTGCTTCCGCAGCCTGA
- a CDS encoding peptidase domain-containing ABC transporter, translating into MNPIDTPSLSAPSSPAHAPETRKAGTKQDMTAREPRLVRIFRHIFESPDLRRALPGLAISSFLANLLALALPLTILQLFDRVIVNRSIETLILLLAGVFVALTLEEILRLLNARVTGWIGARFEHTETSRALERLLRAPLGLLRREEPGVHVDRLLSTTKVSAFYSGQALLVLFDLPFIILFLGLIWFIGGELILVPMIFLLLFGLIALGTGRWLREQHQQRTVQDDRRHNFLNETLRGIFSVKMLGMERLMQRRYERLQEGNVVHGAEVAYGSALASNQGLFFTQIMIVAIISFGGFAVFAGNMTPGGLAACMMLSVRALQPLRRSLSVWLRYQSFIDAQQRLDKVMELPFEAGDEKPELQPVRDSITLQNVALTRSPDSEDVLFKDLNMHVPAGKCVAIRGESGSGKSCLLSLINGITRPDSGKVLVDGRPLTEFDPESVAREISLLPQQGTLVSGTLMENMTFFDPSLEHAALALSQRLGLDRVVSGMKLGYDTPVTDSNAPSLPVGVSQRVAIIRALIKDPSVILFDESNISLDLEGDRLIRAFLAEDKGRRTIILVTHRPSLLTLADHVYTLENGLLVDGSVNQNHNAGTLEEATRCLASSPEYTSPQGENQFVDLNAFFSEESDLSRCLQPLLESLDWHGSPKELTEALPHMSPSLDITGLRSIMANLGFDVVRFRQKLTHVDERFFPCLFAPAAHPAQVVLKRQSDGRLQIFDSQHNAKALLTPSEMQGDIFVFRPQEKDDQADAQGRGWLRTLAGRFKRHIALTFLITVLGTLMTLAPPLFVMAMYNRVLPTGDVRMGLYLLAGVVIAMTLGWFLQRLKLRMISFMAGRAEYLIGNATFQRIMELPVSATQSPSPARQAMRLRSFENLREFFLGPLANLVFELPSTLILVIAIAFLNPWALPVIGVSALLFFILGMISQGPQKLQIQNSAKWAGKRWEFLMEAVSSLHALRAAGAVSLWLKRFRDVSGHSALDSFRTSWLNSKISSIARLIGMATGVIVLGVSIVGAMNGWMSTGAVIATMIIVWRLTGPMQNTLMAATTLIRVSSTTRQLDSLMRLPTEDSGIAHRTRRPPAKGAVSFTRVSFRYSNDAEPALLGVTFSVSPGRMVTITGANGAGKSTLLKLIARAYTPQAGAVRLDNVDLRQIPVVDLRSQISYMPQNCEIFYGTIEQNLRLANPTASSEDLCWALHMAGLFNDAESMPEGLRTRISNNQVDQLPNGFRQRLSLARTMLKPAPVVLLDEPGNGMDEQGDQAVTRCIEYLKGRSTLVLVSQRPSHMRLADAVIYLENGVVKKIGPFDQINEIVMAELNK; encoded by the coding sequence ATGAACCCAATTGACACTCCGTCTCTCTCGGCTCCCTCCTCCCCTGCCCATGCTCCAGAAACACGAAAAGCTGGGACCAAGCAGGACATGACGGCCCGAGAGCCTCGACTTGTCCGGATCTTCCGGCACATCTTCGAATCTCCGGATCTGCGTCGCGCGCTCCCCGGCCTGGCCATCTCCAGCTTCCTTGCCAACCTCCTGGCCTTGGCTCTTCCCCTGACCATCCTGCAGTTGTTTGACCGGGTGATCGTGAACCGCTCTATTGAAACATTGATTCTCCTCCTTGCCGGGGTCTTTGTCGCGCTCACCCTTGAAGAAATTCTTCGTTTGCTGAATGCCCGTGTAACAGGGTGGATCGGTGCAAGATTCGAGCATACCGAGACCTCCAGAGCTCTTGAAAGGTTGCTGCGCGCCCCGCTTGGCCTGCTGCGCCGGGAAGAACCAGGTGTGCATGTGGACCGGCTGCTCTCCACCACCAAGGTCTCCGCGTTCTACTCGGGCCAAGCGTTGCTCGTCCTCTTTGATCTGCCCTTTATCATCCTTTTCCTCGGCCTGATCTGGTTCATAGGAGGGGAATTGATTCTCGTGCCGATGATTTTTCTGCTCCTCTTTGGCCTGATAGCCCTGGGAACCGGTCGCTGGCTGCGTGAGCAGCATCAGCAGCGCACTGTCCAGGACGATCGCCGTCACAATTTTCTCAATGAAACATTGCGGGGTATTTTTTCCGTCAAGATGCTCGGCATGGAGAGGCTGATGCAACGCCGCTATGAACGACTCCAGGAAGGCAATGTCGTTCACGGCGCCGAGGTGGCTTACGGCAGTGCCCTGGCCTCAAACCAGGGGCTGTTCTTTACCCAGATCATGATCGTGGCCATCATTTCCTTTGGCGGGTTTGCTGTTTTTGCCGGGAATATGACTCCTGGCGGTCTTGCCGCCTGCATGATGCTCTCTGTTCGCGCCTTGCAGCCGCTCAGGCGCAGTCTTTCCGTCTGGTTGCGCTACCAGTCCTTTATCGACGCCCAACAGCGTCTAGACAAGGTGATGGAACTGCCCTTTGAAGCCGGAGACGAAAAACCCGAGCTTCAACCGGTACGCGATTCCATCACCCTGCAAAACGTCGCCTTGACTCGCTCTCCAGACAGCGAAGACGTTCTTTTTAAAGACCTCAACATGCATGTCCCCGCCGGTAAGTGCGTTGCCATCCGGGGAGAAAGCGGTAGCGGCAAATCCTGCCTTCTGTCATTGATCAACGGCATCACCAGGCCTGATTCCGGCAAGGTTCTTGTGGATGGACGCCCTCTCACTGAGTTCGACCCGGAAAGCGTGGCCCGGGAAATCTCCCTCCTGCCCCAGCAAGGCACTTTGGTTTCCGGCACCCTCATGGAAAACATGACTTTTTTCGACCCCTCTCTGGAGCATGCCGCGCTGGCCCTTTCGCAGCGTCTGGGGCTCGATCGCGTTGTGTCCGGCATGAAGCTGGGCTACGACACCCCTGTAACTGACAGCAATGCTCCGTCGCTCCCTGTCGGTGTGAGCCAACGTGTTGCGATCATTCGCGCCCTGATCAAGGATCCCAGCGTCATCCTGTTTGATGAATCGAATATCAGCTTGGACCTGGAGGGCGATCGCCTCATTCGAGCCTTTCTGGCCGAGGATAAAGGTCGACGGACCATAATATTGGTAACCCACCGTCCATCCCTGCTTACTCTGGCGGACCACGTTTACACTCTCGAAAACGGCCTGCTCGTTGATGGTTCCGTGAACCAAAATCACAACGCCGGAACACTTGAAGAAGCGACGCGATGTCTGGCTTCATCCCCCGAATACACCTCACCTCAAGGGGAAAACCAATTCGTTGATTTAAATGCATTCTTCAGCGAAGAATCTGATTTATCCCGTTGTCTGCAGCCTCTCCTTGAGTCGCTGGACTGGCATGGCAGTCCAAAAGAACTGACAGAGGCTCTTCCACACATGTCGCCCAGCCTGGATATCACCGGGCTCCGCTCTATCATGGCCAACCTGGGATTCGATGTCGTCAGATTCCGACAAAAACTCACCCACGTTGACGAACGCTTTTTCCCTTGCCTCTTTGCCCCTGCCGCTCATCCGGCCCAGGTCGTCCTGAAACGCCAAAGCGACGGCCGTCTGCAGATTTTCGACAGTCAACACAACGCGAAAGCCCTGCTCACTCCGTCTGAAATGCAGGGGGACATCTTCGTATTTCGTCCGCAAGAAAAAGATGATCAAGCTGATGCCCAGGGCAGAGGCTGGCTCAGAACCCTGGCTGGACGCTTCAAGCGGCACATCGCCCTGACTTTCCTGATCACCGTGCTCGGGACGTTGATGACCCTGGCTCCGCCCCTTTTCGTGATGGCCATGTATAATCGCGTGCTGCCGACAGGTGATGTAAGAATGGGACTGTATTTGCTCGCGGGAGTGGTCATTGCCATGACCCTCGGCTGGTTTCTCCAACGCCTGAAGCTCCGGATGATCTCTTTCATGGCCGGCAGGGCCGAATACCTTATCGGCAATGCCACATTCCAGAGGATCATGGAATTACCGGTCAGCGCCACCCAGAGTCCCTCCCCTGCCCGCCAGGCAATGCGGCTGCGTAGTTTTGAAAATCTGCGGGAGTTTTTTCTCGGCCCCCTGGCCAACCTGGTCTTTGAGCTGCCTTCAACATTGATTCTGGTCATAGCCATCGCCTTTCTGAATCCCTGGGCCCTGCCGGTAATCGGGGTTTCCGCCCTTCTCTTTTTCATCCTGGGCATGATCTCTCAGGGTCCACAGAAGCTCCAAATCCAGAACTCCGCAAAATGGGCTGGAAAGCGCTGGGAATTCCTGATGGAGGCTGTTTCCAGCCTGCATGCCCTGCGTGCCGCGGGTGCGGTCTCCCTCTGGCTGAAGCGATTCCGGGACGTAAGCGGACACAGCGCCTTGGACTCGTTCCGGACATCCTGGTTGAACAGTAAAATCTCGAGTATTGCCAGATTGATCGGAATGGCCACTGGAGTCATTGTGCTTGGCGTCTCCATTGTCGGCGCCATGAACGGCTGGATGTCCACGGGTGCGGTTATTGCCACGATGATTATTGTCTGGCGTCTTACCGGCCCCATGCAAAACACCTTGATGGCCGCGACAACCCTGATCAGGGTTTCCTCCACAACCCGCCAGCTGGACTCCCTGATGCGACTGCCCACGGAAGACAGCGGCATTGCTCATCGAACCCGCAGACCTCCGGCCAAGGGAGCCGTAAGTTTCACCAGAGTTTCCTTCCGATATTCCAATGATGCGGAACCTGCCCTTTTGGGGGTTACGTTTTCCGTAAGTCCGGGGCGCATGGTCACCATTACAGGGGCCAATGGCGCGGGCAAAAGCACATTGCTGAAATTGATCGCCAGAGCCTACACTCCCCAAGCCGGAGCGGTTCGCCTGGACAATGTGGATTTACGGCAGATACCCGTAGTGGATTTACGGTCCCAGATCAGTTACATGCCCCAGAATTGCGAGATCTTCTACGGAACCATTGAACAGAACCTGCGCCTCGCAAACCCCACCGCTTCATCTGAGGATCTCTGCTGGGCCCTGCATATGGCCGGGCTGTTCAACGATGCCGAGTCCATGCCTGAAGGCCTGCGGACAAGAATTTCCAACAATCAGGTCGATCAACTGCCCAACGGATTTCGACAACGTCTTTCTTTGGCCAGGACCATGCTCAAGCCGGCCCCAGTGGTGCTCTTGGATGAGCCTGGGAACGGCATGGATGAACAAGGAGACCAGGCAGTGACTCGATGTATTGAGTATCTCAAGGGGCGTTCCACCCTGGTTCTTGTGTCGCAGCGGCCCAGTCACATGCGTTTGGCCGATGCGGTCATCTACCTGGAAAACGGCGTGGTTAAAAAAATTGGACCATTTGACCAAATCAACGAGATCGTTATGGCGGAGCTGAACAAATGA
- a CDS encoding PEP-CTERM sorting domain-containing protein, whose amino-acid sequence MKKLTRVSLIFAFATILFLWTLASAQALTVHFNDDNIIWPGWETQRAGYLGDNTEDVIWNPNIVGGSVNIDNNRLASIEIEFESWGGGASPNLWNFLRPGDLFIDLGADGYWNYAFNFWDHTIKDQDNYQYWYGELPGNDIAAEHVYQIDAPLPILGPGTGTLAPDSGYLESNWTNGRFDHPIAFNPSSQIAYTDILDSNNLPRLLGWGSTIITFSNLNLDLSGISEITIGWTQNCANDVLLQSMVIPEPGTLLLLGIGLAGLLAVRRRMTAH is encoded by the coding sequence ATGAAAAAACTGACAAGGGTATCCCTCATCTTCGCGTTTGCTACAATCCTGTTTTTATGGACTCTCGCGTCGGCACAGGCGCTGACCGTTCACTTCAACGACGACAACATCATTTGGCCAGGCTGGGAAACACAGCGTGCTGGTTATCTTGGTGACAATACTGAAGATGTCATATGGAACCCGAACATCGTAGGGGGAAGTGTAAACATTGATAATAACAGATTGGCATCTATAGAAATTGAGTTTGAGAGTTGGGGAGGGGGGGCATCTCCCAATTTGTGGAACTTTCTTCGCCCTGGAGATCTGTTTATTGACTTGGGAGCAGACGGCTATTGGAATTACGCTTTCAATTTCTGGGACCACACGATAAAAGATCAAGATAATTACCAATATTGGTATGGGGAATTACCAGGAAATGACATAGCCGCTGAACATGTGTACCAAATTGACGCCCCCCTCCCTATTCTTGGACCTGGAACGGGTACTTTAGCACCTGATTCAGGTTATTTGGAGAGTAATTGGACGAATGGCAGATTTGACCATCCGATAGCTTTCAACCCCTCATCGCAAATCGCGTATACCGACATACTCGACTCCAACAACCTCCCAAGATTGCTTGGTTGGGGATCTACGATAATCACCTTTTCAAACCTGAATCTTGATTTATCAGGCATAAGCGAAATTACTATTGGCTGGACCCAAAATTGTGCCAATGATGTATTACTCCAAAGCATGGTCATCCCCGAGCCCGGCACCCTGCTCCTGCTGGGCATTGGTTTAGCCGGACTGCTTGCGGTACGCCGGAGAATGACGGCCCACTGA
- a CDS encoding SPOR domain-containing protein → MHLPEYTVQEVPAKLGSISVRRADTLSGMVQIVYGTPQGPFLGLMNKANPEVEDLDTVALGTQLAFPSLSPRMIESPVEGFWLSLGRFPSLEQAYRELACVTQAGQGQWVLLSGYSAARGLYFEILDPRVHSREADAWTAADRLHQALGVPVEVVSNWWKGVLFLTDQPARNLATVSVTANTGLDTPSTENVQEELPAGEESPALEEPAVLQEPPAPTKPVKQTQLAEALPMQVRLGPSRPAIFRTGAPAWLYSLLAEGIIRDYTMRAPGRASEGTGRFQAGFIQVVAHVRRDLADAEADRFVQYGWPVSVFSTDIDGRIYHRMLVGPFASPQEALDVRALAKQTATALESIKILMEQGSVKSLEGPGEAGQIVLSEVKEVEQVATLLETFGWPLLEIEGQAIRIAPFPDEQGAEEYRQRALNGMGWGPKLDLLEEL, encoded by the coding sequence ATGCACCTGCCTGAGTATACGGTCCAGGAGGTGCCCGCCAAGTTGGGGAGCATCAGTGTAAGAAGGGCGGATACGCTTTCGGGCATGGTCCAGATTGTCTACGGAACGCCCCAGGGGCCATTCCTGGGCCTGATGAACAAGGCCAACCCCGAAGTTGAGGATCTGGATACGGTCGCCCTGGGCACGCAACTTGCCTTTCCGTCCCTAAGCCCCAGGATGATTGAGTCGCCCGTAGAGGGCTTCTGGCTGAGCCTTGGCAGGTTTCCCAGCCTGGAGCAGGCCTATCGGGAACTGGCCTGCGTAACCCAGGCAGGCCAGGGACAGTGGGTGCTGCTGTCCGGCTACTCTGCCGCAAGAGGCTTGTACTTTGAAATCCTGGACCCGCGGGTGCATTCCCGCGAAGCAGATGCCTGGACAGCCGCGGACCGCCTGCACCAAGCCCTGGGCGTACCCGTTGAGGTAGTCTCCAACTGGTGGAAAGGGGTTTTGTTCTTGACGGACCAGCCGGCCAGGAACCTGGCCACTGTGTCAGTGACCGCCAACACGGGACTGGATACGCCTTCCACGGAGAATGTCCAGGAAGAGCTGCCTGCCGGGGAAGAGTCGCCCGCCTTGGAAGAGCCAGCTGTACTCCAAGAGCCGCCTGCTCCGACAAAGCCAGTCAAGCAAACTCAACTGGCAGAGGCTCTGCCGATGCAGGTCCGCCTCGGCCCGTCCAGACCGGCAATCTTCCGAACCGGCGCTCCGGCTTGGCTCTATTCCTTGCTGGCCGAGGGGATCATCCGCGACTACACCATGCGCGCCCCCGGCCGGGCTTCGGAAGGCACCGGACGCTTCCAGGCTGGGTTCATCCAGGTGGTGGCCCATGTCCGCCGGGACCTGGCGGACGCGGAGGCGGACCGGTTTGTCCAGTACGGCTGGCCGGTTTCAGTGTTTTCCACGGACATTGACGGCCGGATCTATCACCGAATGCTCGTGGGTCCGTTTGCATCTCCCCAGGAGGCCTTGGATGTCCGGGCATTAGCCAAGCAGACCGCGACAGCCCTGGAATCCATCAAGATCCTGATGGAGCAGGGTAGCGTTAAATCTCTTGAAGGCCCTGGTGAAGCTGGCCAGATCGTGCTCTCCGAGGTCAAAGAGGTTGAGCAGGTGGCTACGTTGCTGGAGACCTTCGGTTGGCCGTTGCTGGAAATCGAGGGCCAGGCCATACGCATCGCGCCGTTTCCGGACGAGCAGGGCGCTGAGGAATACCGGCAGCGCGCCCTGAATGGGATGGGTTGGGGGCCGAAACTAGACTTGCTGGAGGAGCTTTAG
- a CDS encoding HlyD family type I secretion periplasmic adaptor subunit, giving the protein MKTNQKADPGKATQSSPKLGVRESRLLSEAEQIEERLIPGYVKPLLTLIFLMVLLFLAWASTAKLTEVARAPGEIIPIGQTKIVQHLDGGEIAEIHVDEGDLVERGQTLLLMDGSQASADLQQMEARWMALSLRAERLLAFAENRVPEFVPSRLPAAFRLEGDEQTTEYTILTTPHMHLIHDQLEIYHKQVAVRESSLAVITSQVEQARQRLIQLEKALASARDHQKHVAELLDMREELGRQQLITRTELVETRRAKVTADGEVERIEEEIIFIDETLTEASIRLEDAANQFRRDALSERGVVRAELAEVEETLQRLRARVSRLEVRSPERGLIQDLQVLTTGQVVQPGAVLMRIVPTDVPLEAEVRIAPRDIGHIKIGQNVRIRVTSYDYRRFGNTEGVLRRISATNVVTPGGDPFFRGWIELTRPYVGTDPTRFQILPGMSVEAEIITGEKTFLGYLFTPVTDIIDRSFGER; this is encoded by the coding sequence ATGAAGACGAATCAAAAAGCCGATCCTGGCAAGGCGACACAGTCAAGTCCGAAGTTGGGCGTTCGAGAAAGCCGCCTCTTATCCGAGGCCGAGCAGATCGAGGAAAGGCTCATTCCAGGATATGTCAAACCCTTGCTGACCCTCATTTTCCTCATGGTCTTGCTGTTTCTGGCCTGGGCCTCAACGGCCAAGCTTACGGAAGTGGCCCGGGCGCCCGGAGAAATCATCCCCATAGGGCAAACCAAGATTGTCCAGCATCTTGACGGCGGGGAGATTGCAGAGATTCATGTCGACGAGGGCGATTTGGTGGAACGCGGACAGACCCTTCTGCTCATGGACGGTTCACAGGCCTCGGCCGACCTTCAGCAGATGGAAGCCCGCTGGATGGCCTTGTCCTTGCGCGCTGAACGGCTGCTGGCCTTTGCGGAGAACCGGGTTCCGGAATTCGTCCCCTCCCGCCTCCCTGCGGCCTTTCGACTTGAAGGAGATGAGCAGACCACGGAATACACCATCCTCACCACGCCCCACATGCATTTAATTCACGACCAGCTTGAGATCTACCACAAGCAGGTCGCTGTGCGCGAATCATCCTTGGCAGTCATCACCAGCCAGGTCGAACAAGCGCGCCAGAGGTTGATCCAGTTGGAGAAAGCCCTGGCCTCGGCACGCGATCACCAGAAGCACGTCGCTGAATTACTGGACATGCGCGAGGAACTGGGCAGGCAGCAACTCATCACTCGCACCGAACTTGTGGAAACGAGGCGGGCCAAGGTTACTGCTGATGGCGAAGTGGAACGGATCGAAGAGGAGATTATCTTCATCGACGAGACGTTGACCGAGGCCAGCATAAGGCTGGAGGACGCCGCCAACCAGTTCCGCCGCGACGCCCTGAGCGAGCGAGGCGTAGTCAGGGCTGAACTGGCCGAGGTGGAGGAGACCCTGCAGCGCCTACGGGCCAGGGTCTCCCGCCTCGAAGTCCGCTCGCCGGAACGCGGTCTTATCCAGGACCTGCAGGTATTGACCACCGGTCAAGTGGTGCAGCCTGGGGCCGTGCTTATGCGGATCGTACCCACGGATGTGCCTTTGGAAGCCGAAGTCCGGATTGCACCGCGGGACATCGGTCACATCAAGATCGGCCAGAACGTCAGGATACGGGTCACCAGCTATGACTATCGCCGATTCGGCAACACCGAGGGGGTGCTGCGCCGCATCTCAGCGACCAATGTCGTGACTCCGGGCGGCGATCCTTTCTTTCGAGGATGGATCGAACTGACCCGGCCCTATGTGGGCACGGATCCCACACGTTTTCAAATCCTGCCAGGCATGAGCGTTGAGGCCGAAATCATCACCGGCGAGAAGACCTTTCTCGGCTATTTGTTCACCCCGGTGACGGACATTATCGACCGCTCTTTCGGAGAAAGGTAA